A portion of the Chelonia mydas isolate rCheMyd1 chromosome 23, rCheMyd1.pri.v2, whole genome shotgun sequence genome contains these proteins:
- the LOC102935104 gene encoding gap junction delta-2 protein: MGEWTILERLLEAAVQQHSTMIGRILLTVVVIFRILIVAIVGETVYEDEQTMFTCNTLQPGCNQACYDKAFPISHIRYWVFQIILVCTPSLCFITYSVHQSAKQRDRRYSFLHPLLEKDARKARSVNGILVHNPEASAKEEPACLEVKELPSAPRRPPRSAKVKRQEGISRFYIIQVVFRNALEIGFLAGQYFLYGFHVPAIFECDRYPCVRAVECYVSRPTEKTVFLVFMFAVSGICVLLNLAELNHLGWHKIRTAVRGVQARRKSVCEGRKKDLAALAQVAPLGRTQSSESAYV; the protein is encoded by the coding sequence gatcCTGCTGACGGTGGTCGTCATCTTCCGGATCCTGATCGTGGCCATCGTGGGCGAGACGGTGTACGAGGACGAGCAGACCATGTTCACGTGCAACACCCTGCAGCCCGGCTGCAACCAGGCCTGCTACGACAAGGCCTTCCCCATCTCCCACATCCGCTACTGGGTCTTCCAGATCATCCTGGTCTGCACGCCCAGCCTCTGCTTCATCACCTACTCGGTCCACCAGTCGGCCAAGCAGCGGGACCGGCGCTATTCCTTCCTCCACCCGCTGCTGGAGAAGGACGCCCGCAAGGCGCGGAGCGTCAACGGGATCCTGGTGCATAACCCCGAGGCCTCGGCCAAGGAGGAGCCCGCCTGCCTGGAGGTCAAGGagctgcccagcgccccccggcGGCCGCCCAGGAGCGCCAAGGTCAAGCGGCAGGAGGGCATCTCCCGCTTCTACATCATCCAGGTGGTCTTCCGCAACGCGCTGGAGATCGGCTTCCTGGCGGGCCAGTACTTCCTGTACGGCTTCCACGTGCCGGCCATCTTCGAGTGCGACCGCTACCCCTGCGTCAGGGCGGTGGAGTGCTACGTCTCCCGGCCCACCGAGAAGACCGTCTTCCTGGTCTTCATGTTCGCCGTGAGCGGGATCTGCGTGCTGCTCAACCTGGCCGAGCTCAACCACCTGGGCTGGCACAAGATCCGGACGGCCGTGCGGGGCGTGCAGGCCCGGCGCAAGTCGGTCTGCGAGGGGCGCAAGAAGGACCTGGCGGCCCTGGCCCAGGTGGCACCGCTGGGCCGGACCCAGTCCAGTGAGTCCGCCTACGTCTGA